Proteins encoded in a region of the Cardiocondyla obscurior isolate alpha-2009 linkage group LG18, Cobs3.1, whole genome shotgun sequence genome:
- the Hh gene encoding sonic hedgehog protein — protein sequence MVHHHHRRPGLQATHHCAIRSRAGTCISLFHVLLILSFWLPVLENGGLALACGPGRGAGRRPNLRKLSPLVFKQHVPNVSENTLPASGLSEGRVSRYDPRFRDLVPNYNTDIVFKDEEGTGADRLMTQRCKEKLNTLAISVMNTWPGVKLRVTEAWDEEGMHATDSLHYEGRAVDVTTSDRDRAKYGMLARLAVEAGFDWVYYESRSHIHCSVKSEKSSAGKSSGCFPGKSLVRTEDGGTKRLDEIHLGDRIAALDSRGDVVYSEVIAFLDRSPSERRQFISLNTKSGRVLTLTPSHLVPVEGRSTVFAVNVQPGDKILVSDTDATSAANEVDSRLRWDTVVETKLVLEEGVYAPLTMEGTLLVNDVVASCYALVNSQSVAHYSFLPLRVWHRFTSFFLQRRNDPRLFETSRINGTEPTEQEGVYWYASMLYWLSSYVLPSNMFYN from the exons ATGGTGCACCATCATCATCGTCGCCCCGGCCTCCAGGCAACCCACCACTGTGCCATTAGGAGTCGCGCAGGCACATGTATCTCGCTCTTCCACGTTCTGTTGATCCTTAGCTTCTGGCTGCCCGTGCTCGAGAACGGTGGCCTTGCCTTGGCTTGCGGACCCGGCAGAGGCGCCGGCCGACGGCCGAATCTAAGAAAGCTCAGTCCCCTGGTCTTCAAACAGCATGTGCCAAATGTCAGCGAGAACACTTTACCGGCGAGTGGACTCAGCGAGGGACGCGTGTCTAGATATGATCCCAGGTTTCGAGACCTGGTGCCGAATTACAACACGGACATCGTTTTTAAGGATGAGGAAGGCACCGGCGCTGATCGTCTCATGACACAG AGGTGCAAGGAGAAGCTAAACACCCTGGCGATCTCGGTGATGAACACATGGCCGGGAGTGAAGCTGCGAGTGACGGAGGCCTGGGACGAGGAAGGCATGCACGCGACGGACTCCCTGCATTACGAGGGACGAGCCGTCGACGTGACGACGAGCGATCGTGATCGCGCCAAGTACGGGATGCTGGCAAGGCTCGCGGTTGAGGCTGGCTTCGACTGGGTCTACTACGAGTCCCGGTCGCACATACACTGCTCCGTAAAATCTG aaaagtCTTCTGCGGGCAAATCTAGCGGCTGCTTTCCCGGGAAGAGTCTGGTGCGAACGGAGGACGGCGGCACGAAGAGGCTGGACGAGATACATCTCGGCGATCGTATCGCCGCTCTGGACTCTCGTGGCGACGTTGTGTATAGCGAGGTGATCGCCTTCCTGGACCGTTCACCGTCCGAGAGGCGGCAGTTCATCAGTCTGAACACTAAGTCCGGCCGCGTGCTCACGTTAACGCCGTCGCATCTTGTGCCCGTGGAAGGCCGGTCGACGGTGTTTGCCGTCAATGTGCAGCCCGGCGACAAGATCCTTGTCAGCGACACCGACGCGACGAGCGCGGCGAACGAGGTCGATAGTCGCCTGCGATGGGATACCGTCGTCGAAACGAAATTAGTTCTCGAGGAGGGAGTCTACGCTCCGCTCACGATGGAAGGCACCCTCCTCGTAAATGACGTCGTCGCGTCTTGCTATGCCCTCGTCAACAGTCAATCGGTAGCGCACTACTCCTTCCTACCGCTGAGGGTTTGGCACAGGTTTACATCCTTCTTCCTGCAAAGGCGAAACGACCCGCGACTCTTTGAAACAAGCCGCATTAACGGAACAGAGCCAACGGAGCAAGAGGGTGTCTACTGGTACGCGTCGATGCTGTATTGGCTGTCTTCCTACGTGCTGCCCTC